TAATAGATACATATTTGTTAGGCTTTATTATGTATTCGAGCATATTCTGATCAACAGCCAAAACaatcttttttccattcattctgCCCTGGAAGTGCAAGGCGGAATGGtgataaaagagagaaagagattcACACTAAAGAACTCtctaaatatggaaaaataagtaGGAAAAGGGAttacccccaccccccccaaaacaacagaCTAAAAACAAtatttgcaaaaagaaataatcctaATGAAGTAGCAAGTATGCATGAATGCATGAAGATGAGTTTTAATGTGATTTTCCTCTTCAGGAAAGCACCCTTTCTTTagtctgaaaaatcaaaagcagtgCCAGCTTTGTATCTGACATGCTCTTTTTTAGGTAACTCATCTGacctgcagaggaaaaagatggttttatttaataggtcttgtatttctttcatgtaaCTGCTCAGGTCAACCACACTTTAGCTTGATCACCTCCTTGTGATTGAATTGGGGTACTTGAAAAAGGTGAGGGAGACAATGttagaaaattaacatttttgtcTCATTAAATGCAAGTACAGTTTATGACAAGCTGACTTATCCAGGGAATGCCTTATAGTCCTCCTAGATGTGGTaagtgagagagagaaaaagaaagcattacgAATATTGTAATTTGAAAAGATGGAAAGCTATGCAGAGCagtgaagaaaatcagaaggaCCCCAGTTATCCTGAAGTGATGGGGTGCTCTTAATAAGTGATTCTTACTGATTCTGTCGTAAATGCCTATTAATCATTTCACTTTCGCACCTTAAGAGACAATATTATTATGAGCACAATTGCTGGAGGCTGCTATTCTAACCATTCACTAAACATCAGGCACAAAAAGAGAAACTAGGCTATTGCCTTACTTCACAGAAAACTTGCCATAGAGTATTGACAGTGGGCTATTAACTCAGTCTGTCTAGCAAAAGGGGTGAGTTTGCAATTTACCTCTGGCTAGACGTTCCCTGAGTCTCACTTCTGTCAAGGAAACTAGCAGCAACATCAAACGCATCTTCAAACATTACCTATCGGAGAAAACACTTCAGATGTCAACATATCCAGCCACCTAGAAGTCCTACCTCgtgcattatttttaaaaatgaagcttttaaaagcatgatattctttctttctatttacaGGTATGTTTACGGCTAGAGTAAACCAAGAGGGTTTTGTGGAGACAGGATTAATAAGGGGTAACTGTATTTCATGACTAGGCACACAAGGTTAGTACATTTCCTTCAGCCTGTGTTTCAACCTCTAGGAATTAGACTGAACATTACATGTCccaaaaatcagtaaaaaacaTGAACTGTATCAGAGCTTTAGAGACTTGACCATGGGCTGCTGCTTATGGCTGGTGACCTCAGTTTCCCCAAATCTGATTCCAGTGTGGGACCTGGCTTGTAAAGGAATTTAGATGCTCTCTGTGACAGACTGATAAGCTCATTAGTTTACTCTGCCATAATGCAGTTCACACATTTTCTGTGCCAGAAAGAACTGTACGTGCAACATCCCCATGACATTTCCTAAGGAGGTCAGCAATGTAAGTTGTGTCATGTGACTCAAAAAGAACTTGTCAATACCATTTACTTACATGCTAAAGGTGGACATCTGTCCCTCCCTTGCAGCTAATAAAATTACACACATGTCTTTGAGCAGCTAGTTGCTTAAGTAATCAGTGCTCCAGAACAGTTTACAAAGAGTTGGCTGTTACTTCATCTCTTTTTAACAAATGCCCCGGTCTACTCAGTCACTGAGTTCTTGGCTCTGCAGAGGTGCATGACACAGGCAGTCATTAGCCCTGTACCACTGGAACTTTCTCTTTGCTACCAAGTGCTGTGATGAAAAAAGCCACgcaacccaaaacacagcaggcCTTGGCAAACTGGGTATTCCTTCTGGATTTAGATCATCTGTGCTCCTTGGAGAGTTTGCAGAGAACAGCAACTGCGTAATTCTTGTCCTTGCTTCCTCCCCCTGGAGCAAGTTAGAGCAAATTTAACTGTTACTTAGCACAGAAACTACAGGTCAGTGGAGACTATCAGGATAACTACCACTGCACTCCTACAGCTTGCCAAGGAGACAATTCTCCCTCTTACCAAGAGAGAGTTTAGTGCAGACATTTACTCAAAGACTGCTTATTGTCTCCACTTTTTGCATTCAAGTGGTCTTGGGAAAGCTTAATTGCAACTACTGTATGTTAACAGTCAAAAGCTGTGCAGCCAATTAGCATCTGAAAGCTCGGAGTTTCAGAGGCAGACATATGTTACTGAGCACTTACTTCCTCTGGTGTGGAGACTGAGGAATCACTGTTACCTCGACTGTCCCTCACACTACCTTCAGTGCATGCAGGCTCCTGGCAAGCAGCCTTAGGATCCATGAGGAAATCTCTCTGGCTACAGTACTGCAAGATGCTGTCTCTCCTTTCTTCAGAAAGCTCTTGCCAGAGGTGGGAAATAGCCGTGGATACCTCAGGAAGAGGCACCTCCTCAGTGCAAACAACTCCATGCTCTATCAGTAGGTCCACTGTGTGCTTATAAAAGTACAGGTATCTGTAACGAACGGAAAGTGAGCATCTCTTAAAAGCAGACTATGAGGCAGCCATTTACTATAATTCAGCAGGAGACTGGGGAGTAGCTCTGATTCATAACTACTTCACTGACTCCCCCCTAAGACTTCATACAATTACTGAAGGTTGCCAAACACTTTGAAGATCTTAGCAACTCTGTTTTGCCAAGGTTTCATCTGCAAGAGGCAGGCTCTAGCCACAGTCTCAGCAGGGCTGCCTCACAACAGAAGCTCCAAGTGCTGCAACGCTGTACTTGTTGCACAGGCAAACCTCATTCTGGCATTTCATAAATTTTGAGTTACTTGCCTTTATATCCGGAGGCTTTTACATTGTAATTCACTTTTTATACTTTAAGTGGCATTGCACTACACTTAGCCTTGGCTGAGGCCATATCCTGATGTATTAGGTACTATACATACAGATAGAAAGACTACCCCAGGCGTGGATGCTCTGACTTAAATAAGCATGGGAGCTCAATTTCCTCTGTCTTACATCTGAGGAAACGCATCCTTAAGACTGACTTCTGTGCAGTCTGTAGTGAAACTGGTAATGGTACTGTAATTTCAATCCTGTGACTAATCTCAGAATGAGCCCACTTCTGTTAGCACTGTGTGGCACAGTGAACTAAGGATAATAATACCTACTTTGGAAAGgttattttatgttaattaaATGCTTAGAGCCTCTCAGATGAAAATAACAAGATCAAAAGAGTATAAACCAAGAGTTTTACAAACAGCAGTCACTCTTACTAAGTTTGGGCTCAAAATGATTCCTTGAAGATGTCCCAAATGAGCACATTTCCTGATTAACTGAACAGTATAGCATAAGAGAAAGTAACTCAGAAGAGTtcagtctcttttcttttctcttctcatcttcctttcttttctaattttctcctctcctcccctctcctcatAGTTGTTCCAGCAGACCAATATTGAAAATCTTAAGATAATTCTGCAGGCAAGCATAAACCATATTCAAACTCCACTTTCCACACTCTGGAGTATTTTCGTCCATTGCTGGAGGCAAAACACCAGAAGGAGAATAAGTATTCTCATGTACAGTATTGTTCTCACTAGAGATTCTGGATGTCCAGCTCCAAACAAAGGATCTGGAGTTTCTCAAACAGAAGAGTATGAATCACCATTAGACTGCTTTGCTAAAGAAATTAAGCTCGAACCATGACTCAACTACTTCCTTCCCGGCTGGAAGGATACAACAACATTTTGCACTGGACAGGGTACTGCATAGTCCCTACTAATGTAGCTCCTGTTACTCGATATggggggtggaaaaaaaaaatcagttgaagCTCAAAGCTTTTCTGATGCTGCCCAAATAATGTGATTAGACAGTCACCAAAAggctattattttctttgctgaaagtCCCTATTGTTTTATGCCTGTTCTAAAAGACCATTTTTTGAGAAGAATTAGCTATGAACCAACTGTGGTCTGTCATATGACTGTAGGATAAGCGCCAGAGTCCCCACAGTACAGGCCCTGGTCTACCTCGTCAGTGAAGAAGCTGTTCATGGCTCCGTCGTGCATTTTTTGATGAAGTAGAGCTTACTTCCCACAGGAAATCTTGAGTCAGCACATTTCAAGGTCTTGTAAATGATACCTTACTACAGCTATCTCCGATTCTCACAGGAGCAAAAGCAGGAACAGTAGCGGGAGGCTGGTGCCATCTGCTGGCACAACTGCAGACTCACtttgatgaaaaaataatgcaagGGAATTTTATAAATAAGCACCGGCTCAACGGAAAAGAGAAGGAACCGCGGAAGTTTTTGTTTATGTGCAAGAGGATGCCAGGCGCAGCTGTGGATTCTCCTGCACTGCatatttttaactctgaaatGGTTAGGGTGAAATTGACTCTGCTTGATGGTACAGGATAGATTAGATACCCACCCATCTGTTTCTCAAATCTTTACAATTAAATTATCATTTTTACTTTTGGAAAGCATCCATGACCTCTAAGTACCTCCTAGTGCTGTCTGACAGCAAGAGGAAGAATGTGATGAATAATGTACTCAGTCTTAAGGTACcaataactttgaaaaaaacctaGTAATTTTACCATTACAACCCCAGACTAAAATACATGGACATGAGAACAGCGGTCTTTGATTTTTAGGTCCTGCATCAGGCACTTAGGGGCTGACTGTAAAGGGCATTACAGACTTGCACCCACTAGCTAGAAGCCTAGCACACATAGGTGTTTAGgttccccttctccccactgCCATGTTGCAGACAATTTGAAGAGTGCTTTATGATATCTTTTGGACAACCACCATTCTGCAGCCCACTGGCTGAGGACTACGTGAGCTTCCCTGACTGGATCCAGCCTCATCCTGCTCTGATCCCACAAAAAAAGTACTCCGAGCTGTCAGGAGCTAAGGGTCTATTTCTGTAAGGGGCAATAGTGCTCAAGCTCCTCATAACAATGCCATTAGAGGCAGCATGAACATCACTGTGGGGGAAAGCATCTGCCTGCCTCTGGTTCCTGCACCTCCCCAGAACACATACAGCTAGACTCTTGAGAATTTCACCTAGTGCAGCAATTCTTAAATTCCTAAAACCTAGCCCTATTGCAGGGATACAACTTGATAGTGGTACCGATGCCACAAACACACAGGGACATGCACCTGCATAAAGCATTCTGGGTGAATAATCTCCTATTCCATCTGAGCTTGCCTGTTGAACCACTTTTGGTAGCAGTTCTGTTTCATCTGACCCTGCAAGCAGTATGGACAGTGGTAAAGCATGGCCACACAGTGactgacatttaaaagaaatttctttctctttcttgagGATGGGTGGAAAATCCTCAGGGATTTTCCAAGGCCTGGAGAGCTGGCAGCTGCTATGATGCTGGGAGTCCATTGACATCCAAGTTGCAGGTAAGGGACTTGGGAGGTGCTCAGGTTCATCACCAGCAGGGTCAAAACTGCTGGCACAAAGCTTCTGCAAGGCAGATACAAGCTCCATGCAGCAGGGCTGCGTGAACAGCAGCAAGTGCATGGACAGTGTTATTTCAAACAACTTAAAAAACTGAAGGCAACATGGGATGCATCTACCGTTCAAATTCCACCAGATCCGGGGATGAAGTGTCTGAAGACTGGATCAATTCTGGCTTCACATCCTCTTCCAGTGTTGGCTTTTCACATCCTTGAATCAAACACCAGACAGAAGAGTCACTCTCACTTACAGCTTCCGAGGCTGATGCAGTGCTGGAAAGAACACAAGAATACACAGGATAAAAAGCCACATGAACAACTTATTAATTGAATTAATAAGACCCTTGTTATGCTCACTCCAGAGTCCAGGGCCATTCTTCCTAAGCCagctttctcctgctccttttgctttgCAGGCAAACGAGAAGTCCTTGCTGGAGATCAGCTACATagaagggaaggaaatacaAGCACTGACTAGAAATGAGACCAACAACATGCTTATAGTGTTTTTGCATAGCACGGATAATACAGGGGTCCAGGTGAAATCTCATTATCTTTTCCTCATGATGAAAGGCCTCTGCTTGGAAATTCAGCAAAAATGACAAAGAGGTTCAGAGATGCTGGGATGAAAGCAAGTGCAAAGTATTATCATCTTTCTTTGATTGGTATAAGCCCTTACCTGTGATTGTTGAAGTGCCTCTTGACATATTCCTCCCTGACTTCCTCCAAGCCGGATGGATTCCCATCCTCCAGACTGAAGGATTCTGTTGTCAGCAGAAAAGTTGCTGTCACATCAGTGGCACTCTGGGCTTCCCTCTCACCCTCATTCCCAATCAAACAGAATAATTTCAACAACTGGTTCTTCACAAGCCAGAGCTTTTCATGAGGCAAAAATTATGTAAAAGGAGAAACTTCTGCCTCTTCTACAATGCAATTAGCAATTACAATGCAATTGTGGGGGGGTTTATGATTATTGAGGAACTTTGAATCAATACCTTCTTCCTAATATTGGTCTGATAGACCTGGTGGTTGAAACAACCAATAAACCCAGGCAAGCACTAGTCAATACAGTATTCACATGCAGTATGAATTGTACACATATGCAAGTAAATGCAAGGGGAAGTTTACCTCCAAACTCTCCTCAACCAGCCTCACTGCTTGTGATCCCTtcaattttataaaaaaatagaatggtttgggttggaagggaccttaatcatcatctggttccaagcccctgccacaggcagggacaccttccaccagaccaggttgctccaagccccatccaagctggccttgaacactgccagggatggggcagccacagcttctctgggcaacctgtgccagtgtctcaccaccctcacagtaaccctctttcagtttaaatccattcccccttgtcctgtcactacacgcccttgtaaaaagtccctctccagatttcttgtaggccccctttatgtattggaagactgttaaaaggtctcccctgagccttctcttctccagactgaacaagcccaactctctcagcctctcttcaaaGGAGAGGTTCACTCTGTCAAACTATTCCCTCTACCTATGGCTGACTTTTACAATTTATCAAAAAATGTGCGCTCAGAGGGAATTGCTTATTTTAAGCACTGGGACTTCTAATAGATGCAAATTATTGGGAGGAGCGAGTTGAAAGAATAgcaatgtttgggttttttttctagccAACAGTAATTTGCACACTTGAAGGGACATAAAAATACGCCCAAAGTCTCTACCCCATCAGCTCCCAGTCCTACTTGCTGTCACTGAAGGCAGTGGTCAGCATCAGTAAACAGAAGGCACATTGGCAAGGGTGTGAAGCCCCAAAGCGGGAGCTGCTTCAAATGCTGGCAGCACACACTAGACTGATGTGATGCATGCTGTCACAAGTGGTAATGGAGGAGTGCATGAAGATGACCGACcatgctgaaagaaaacaaaactgcagcatctctcttACCCCTTTCTATGAGAGTAAGTTCTTAATTAGAGGCTTCCATTTCCTATTCTAGGAAATCCTCAAGAGCTTCTCTGTCCTCCTCCTTTACCTCACACCAGAGCCTGCTGTTCTGAAGTTCAAGTCCTGGCTGGGCTCAACTTGCACTGTGCCATGTTGCTGCAGCTGTGAGGAGCACACAtgctcctgcagcttctcagtGGGAGCCCAAGCATGCAGCCTGGGGACCTACGCCAGCCCCAAACCTGCTGGGGGTGAACTGGCAGAAGGATGACAAGGGCACTCGGCCTGAACTACTTGCTGCCATGGTTTAGCAGGAATTACTTGTCTCTTTCCTTCAACTAGGCTGAAGAGGGGGTAGGAAAAACTAAGAGTCACAG
The window above is part of the Strigops habroptila isolate Jane chromosome 3, bStrHab1.2.pri, whole genome shotgun sequence genome. Proteins encoded here:
- the STRA8 gene encoding stimulated by retinoic acid gene 8 protein homolog, whose amino-acid sequence is METAGGCRKTHARVNPSPLRQLQEAEPHVAKRRSSQARHRAALAKLFSGLQEAVLSRSGSSASKYQVLRKAKKSIQKLEQALGSLLKMKESFSLEDGNPSGLEEVREEYVKRHFNNHSTASASEAVSESDSSVWCLIQGCEKPTLEEDVKPELIQSSDTSSPDLVEFERYLYFYKHTVDLLIEHGVVCTEEVPLPEVSTAISHLWQELSEERRDSILQYCSQRDFLMDPKAACQEPACTEGSVRDSRGNSDSSVSTPEEVMFEDAFDVAASFLDRSETQGTSSQSSAFASCTSENPEDHRILYLQITDFLKNLFFANTQFCQEEDLQFDYETVMLRCTETFDDEDF